The proteins below are encoded in one region of Macrobrachium rosenbergii isolate ZJJX-2024 chromosome 29, ASM4041242v1, whole genome shotgun sequence:
- the LOC136854438 gene encoding uncharacterized protein, with protein sequence MDEEVKHRPQACWNNWRAAYGVLLRLKGKFHKAVVRPARLYGTEMTSMTKTKEKKLDVGEMGILRWISSVTREDRIRNEYIRGSTKVVEISKKLQEERLRWYRHLLRREEGYIRRHVMEMEVQSGRR encoded by the coding sequence atggatgaGGAGGTAAAACATAGGCCACAAGCATGTTGGAACAACTGGAGAGCTGCTTATGGAGTCCTACTAAGACTAAAGGGAAAGTTCCATAAGGCAGTGGTAAGACCAGCTAGGCTGTATGGTACAGAAATGACAAGTATGACAAAgacaaaggagaagaaattggatgtagGAGAGATGGGAATATTAAGATGGATATCTAGTGTAACAAgggaggataggattaggaatgaGTATATAAGAGGGTCAACAAAGGTggttgaaatatcaaagaaattgcAGGAGGAGAGACTGAGATGGTACAGACACCTTCTGAGAAGGGAGGAAGGCTATATCAGAAGGCAcgttatggagatggaagtgcagagtggaagaagatga